A single window of Caldicellulosiruptor bescii DSM 6725 DNA harbors:
- a CDS encoding DUF4097 family beta strand repeat-containing protein, translating into MKFKLMIILLTFLLMLVACTPQKTKTKEFSQEGRWTVLDYKGKAFVIDCDSSFIAIRGKKATSDIAIRYIKKVVWTYNESGSNVSELDEKELQKIFDDMDLSIENEVDRVYVKARAYTTSEAVLANKVSNPKREFEFEVFLPQDCKVVVQNNSGSVSVSDIKDGSVYIVNGVGNIAVTNTGVPLDIKNGEGDIKLDYVSGDFLINNGKGNINLKIEKTGSFKVSTTKGNVVAKIDRINGYGNSSFVSVGEGDISFAAGKGVKAKIKILAKGKVKSDFDLTKTGNSYYIDLDSGGNTIEITSLKGFVRIYKNY; encoded by the coding sequence ATGAAGTTTAAATTAATGATCATTTTACTGACATTTCTTCTAATGCTTGTTGCTTGCACACCTCAAAAAACAAAGACAAAAGAGTTTTCACAGGAAGGAAGGTGGACGGTTTTAGACTATAAAGGGAAGGCTTTTGTCATTGACTGTGACAGCTCTTTTATTGCCATCAGGGGCAAGAAGGCTACGTCTGATATTGCTATAAGATATATCAAAAAAGTGGTATGGACATATAATGAAAGTGGCAGCAATGTTAGTGAACTTGATGAGAAGGAACTGCAGAAGATTTTTGATGACATGGATTTGAGCATTGAAAACGAGGTTGACAGAGTATATGTAAAAGCAAGAGCATATACTACTTCTGAGGCAGTTTTAGCTAACAAGGTCTCAAATCCAAAAAGAGAATTTGAGTTTGAGGTTTTTCTTCCGCAGGACTGCAAAGTAGTTGTTCAAAACAATAGTGGAAGTGTAAGTGTCTCGGATATTAAAGACGGTTCTGTTTACATAGTAAATGGAGTGGGGAACATTGCGGTAACAAACACAGGTGTACCGCTTGACATTAAAAATGGTGAAGGTGATATCAAGCTTGACTATGTCAGCGGAGATTTTCTAATTAACAATGGAAAGGGCAATATAAACCTCAAAATTGAAAAAACAGGTAGCTTCAAAGTTTCAACAACAAAAGGGAATGTTGTTGCAAAGATAGATAGAATAAATGGATACGGAAATTCATCTTTTGTAAGTGTAGGTGAAGGAGATATTTCTTTTGCTGCAGGTAAAGGTGTTAAAGCAAAGATTAAGATATTGGCAAAAGGGAAGGTAAAATCTGACTTTGATCTCACAAAAACAGGAAACAGCTACTATATAGACCTTGATTCAGGGGGAAATACTATTGAGATAACAAGCCTAAAAGGTTTTGTGAGAATATATAAAAATTACTGA
- a CDS encoding SurA N-terminal domain-containing protein codes for MKRKTINILVFVVLIIAIAGGVLLKKTVLSGEDNLSFTVKKTLEIEKSNNSDIIAKVDGIPIYKKDLEIADLYEKVRFDNLAKLGAITKQNTLVTPYQKTKKELLNELIERKALMESAKKEGYLVSKEEAEDYFNNVKKTIDDVLNEKIKGDIENAKQAKEVLDMYKTQLSENEFNEKVISAYQEILTISKYLNAKVDEYVKEHPNATPDEVKKFINDFKKKVKSNSKIEIIISELQ; via the coding sequence ATGAAAAGGAAAACAATCAATATATTGGTATTTGTGGTTTTAATAATAGCAATTGCTGGTGGGGTTCTTCTCAAGAAAACTGTTCTTTCTGGTGAAGATAACTTAAGCTTCACAGTTAAAAAAACATTGGAAATAGAAAAGAGTAATAATAGCGACATTATTGCTAAGGTTGATGGTATTCCTATTTATAAAAAGGATCTTGAAATTGCTGATCTGTATGAAAAGGTTCGATTTGATAATCTGGCAAAATTAGGAGCTATAACTAAACAAAATACCTTAGTTACTCCTTATCAAAAAACCAAAAAAGAACTTCTCAATGAACTCATCGAAAGAAAAGCCTTAATGGAATCTGCAAAGAAAGAAGGATATTTAGTATCAAAGGAAGAAGCTGAAGACTACTTTAATAATGTGAAAAAAACAATAGATGATGTTTTAAATGAGAAGATAAAAGGTGATATTGAAAATGCTAAGCAAGCTAAAGAAGTGTTAGATATGTACAAAACACAGCTTTCTGAAAATGAATTTAATGAAAAAGTCATCAGTGCTTATCAGGAAATATTAACTATAAGCAAATATTTAAATGCAAAAGTTGATGAATATGTAAAGGAACATCCTAATGCAACACCTGACGAAGTAAAGAAATTCATAAATGATTTTAAAAAGAAAGTTAAATCAAATTCAAAAATTGAAATTATAATTTCTGAATTGCAATAA
- a CDS encoding NAD+ synthase: MKVLLCQINPIVGDIEGNTKKIIRIIKSHRDAKILIFPELAICGYPPKDLLFQKDFIEAVDKAIEEIAKEVEDSFVIVGSPTKSHHVSKLFNSAIIIHQGKIEKMIHKTLLPSYDVFDENRYFIPSPAREVVTIEGINFGISICEDIWNINNDENAMYDINVLDELSQKGAKVFINLSASPYHYTKLETQRLKVLKEAATKYGIPVIYVNQVGGNDELIFDGNSVVLSSDGRLVAKAKEFEEDILEIELEKIDKMPEVEIHEDISWIKKALVLGIRDYFEKTGITKKAVVGLSGGIDSSVVCCLAAEALGPENVLGVAMPSRYSSEHSLKDAKQLAENLGIEFRVYSIEEPFKAYLKMFNGSEVAQQDLAEENIQARIRGNILMFISNRENRLVLTTGNKSELAVGYCTLYGDMAGGLAVISDLPKMLVYELARYINREREIIPHNVLVKPPSAELRPNQKDQDTLPPYEVLDPILIAYIEEQKSIEEIVEMGYPKDLVLKVIKMVERAEYKRKQAAPGLKVTSKAFGFGRRMPIVQRWV, encoded by the coding sequence GTGAAGGTTTTGCTTTGCCAAATAAATCCTATTGTTGGAGATATTGAAGGTAACACAAAAAAGATAATAAGAATTATAAAATCGCACAGAGACGCAAAAATTCTTATATTTCCGGAACTTGCAATATGCGGATATCCTCCAAAAGATCTCTTGTTTCAAAAGGACTTTATAGAGGCTGTTGACAAGGCAATAGAAGAAATTGCAAAAGAAGTGGAAGATAGCTTTGTAATTGTAGGTAGCCCAACAAAGAGCCACCATGTTTCAAAGCTTTTCAACAGTGCTATTATTATCCACCAAGGCAAAATAGAAAAGATGATACACAAAACTCTTTTACCCTCTTATGATGTATTTGATGAAAACAGGTACTTTATCCCAAGCCCTGCAAGAGAGGTTGTGACTATTGAGGGAATAAACTTTGGTATAAGCATATGCGAGGATATATGGAACATAAACAACGATGAAAATGCAATGTATGACATAAATGTGCTTGATGAGCTTTCTCAAAAGGGTGCAAAGGTGTTTATAAACCTTTCTGCATCACCCTATCACTACACAAAACTTGAAACTCAGAGGCTAAAAGTTTTGAAAGAGGCTGCAACAAAGTATGGCATTCCTGTTATATATGTGAATCAGGTTGGCGGGAATGATGAGCTGATATTTGATGGAAACAGTGTTGTGCTCAGTTCAGACGGGAGGCTCGTGGCAAAAGCAAAAGAGTTTGAAGAGGATATTTTAGAAATTGAGCTTGAAAAGATTGATAAGATGCCTGAAGTTGAAATACATGAAGACATCTCGTGGATTAAAAAAGCGCTCGTGCTTGGAATAAGAGATTATTTTGAAAAGACAGGAATAACCAAAAAGGCAGTAGTAGGTCTTTCTGGAGGAATTGACTCGTCAGTTGTTTGCTGTTTGGCAGCAGAAGCGCTTGGACCTGAAAATGTGCTTGGTGTTGCTATGCCATCGCGATATTCTTCAGAGCACAGCTTAAAAGATGCAAAGCAGCTTGCAGAAAACCTTGGCATAGAATTTAGGGTTTATTCTATTGAAGAACCATTTAAAGCTTATCTTAAAATGTTCAATGGGAGCGAAGTTGCTCAGCAGGACTTGGCAGAGGAAAACATTCAGGCGCGAATTCGCGGAAATATCCTCATGTTTATATCAAACAGGGAAAATCGGCTTGTTTTAACAACAGGGAACAAGTCTGAACTTGCAGTTGGATACTGCACGCTTTACGGTGATATGGCAGGCGGGCTTGCAGTTATATCAGATTTGCCAAAAATGCTTGTGTATGAGCTTGCAAGGTATATAAACAGGGAAAGAGAAATAATCCCACACAACGTTTTAGTAAAACCACCATCTGCAGAGCTTAGGCCAAACCAAAAAGACCAGGATACTCTTCCACCGTATGAAGTGCTTGATCCAATACTTATTGCATATATAGAAGAGCAAAAGAGCATAGAAGAAATTGTAGAAATGGGATACCCAAAAGATCTTGTACTTAAAGTAATAAAGATGGTGGAAAGAGCAGAATATAAGCGAAAACAGGCAGCACCAGGCTTGAAAGTAACATCAAAAGCGTTTGGTTTTGGCAGGCGCATGCCAATTGTCCAAAGGTGGGTGTAG
- the hepT gene encoding type VII toxin-antitoxin system HepT family RNase toxin — MILSKISQLKEYIDFLKEIRNIPKEEYISNKFVYGSAERFLQLAIEAIFDICSHVISDLRLRKPENYKDIFKVLFENNIISKTQFEKFSKMAGFSNILVHDYAKINREMVYEIILNNLNDFEEFIDTISEYI; from the coding sequence GTGATTTTGTCTAAAATATCACAGCTTAAAGAGTATATTGACTTTTTAAAAGAGATTAGAAATATTCCAAAAGAAGAATATATTTCAAATAAATTCGTATACGGTTCTGCTGAGAGATTCTTACAGCTTGCAATAGAAGCTATTTTTGATATATGTAGTCATGTAATTTCTGATTTACGTTTGCGAAAGCCAGAAAACTATAAAGATATTTTTAAAGTGCTTTTTGAAAACAATATTATTAGCAAAACCCAGTTTGAAAAATTTTCTAAAATGGCTGGTTTTAGTAATATTCTTGTGCATGATTATGCAAAAATAAACAGAGAAATGGTTTATGAAATTATACTTAACAATTTAAATGATTTTGAAGAGTTTATTGACACAATCTCAGAGTACATTTAG
- the mntA gene encoding type VII toxin-antitoxin system MntA family adenylyltransferase antitoxin translates to MEQERVIDLAREFVERISKECPIKFAYLFGSFATGTFNNMSDVDIAVMFEEDLLAMNEAILRGLLMEEGKALFKRDVDIVNLKNANIFLKYSIIKDGIILKDHEERSLFEASVLREYLDFSYYSEILYNQKILESIKNKEFF, encoded by the coding sequence ATGGAACAAGAAAGAGTTATAGACTTGGCAAGAGAGTTTGTTGAGAGGATAAGCAAAGAATGTCCAATAAAGTTTGCATACTTGTTTGGATCATTTGCAACAGGAACATTTAACAATATGAGCGATGTTGACATTGCAGTTATGTTCGAAGAAGATTTACTTGCGATGAATGAAGCAATCTTAAGAGGTCTTTTGATGGAAGAGGGAAAAGCTCTATTTAAAAGAGATGTTGATATTGTCAACCTGAAAAATGCTAATATTTTTCTTAAGTACAGCATAATCAAAGATGGAATAATTCTAAAAGACCATGAAGAAAGAAGCTTATTTGAAGCAAGTGTCCTCAGAGAATACCTTGATTTTAGTTACTATTCTGAAATATTATACAATCAAAAGATTCTTGAAAGTATAAAAAATAAAGAATTTTTTTAG
- a CDS encoding helix-turn-helix domain-containing protein — protein sequence MLSDIAEVCGISPNYFCKIFKEETGKSFVDFLNELRINKAKELLLSTNLKSYEVAEKVGFSDYKYFSMIFKKYTGTSPRKFKEERQK from the coding sequence ATGCTGTCTGACATTGCTGAGGTTTGCGGAATCTCGCCCAATTATTTTTGCAAAATATTTAAAGAAGAAACTGGTAAAAGTTTTGTGGACTTTTTAAATGAACTGAGGATAAACAAAGCAAAAGAGCTTCTCCTTTCTACAAACTTAAAATCTTATGAGGTTGCCGAAAAGGTTGGATTTAGCGACTATAAATATTTTTCGATGATATTCAAAAAATACACAGGAACGTCTCCAAGGAAGTTCAAAGAGGAAAGACAAAAATAA
- a CDS encoding glycoside hydrolase family 2 protein: MRINLDGKWKFREVGQNEYYEASVPGCVQLDLINLGKLPDPFYATNEVLFYDLEEKDFEYVKEFDVDNVDFQVKKLVFEGIDTVSEIYLNDHYLGKTDNMFLKYEFDVSLALKKGKNILKVVLLSPIKEAERLKSIYQSSYSYPQRSWIRKSQYSYGWDWGPRILQIGIWKSVYLELHNGLEIQDEFVKVESISDELAIVRVFAKINCFEKPSEVEIELFDGSFSVKVFPEVYKSKDGYFIDERIEIENPKLWWPNGYGEPSLYEFKITAKTSNEAQEKKVTTGLRTVRVIKEKDEYGESFIFEINGKKIFAKGANWIPADSILPRLKEDDYKELIKMAKDANMNMLRVWGGGIYEYDWFYDECDKNGIMVWQDFMFACAIYPDEFDFFVENFIKEAEYQIKRLRNHPCIVLWCGNNENNWGFRDWWHIGDPEFLGNRIYKKVLPEILAKLDPTRPYHISSPYGGEHPNSEKAGDKHTWDIWAGWKDYIYYKHDNARFVSEFGFQAAAHLDTMKKYIPLKDQTIFSKTLRMHEKQEEGLERLIRYMAGSIGLPKDFDSFVYLSQFVQKEAIKLAVEHYRKNKFATAGALYWQLNDCWPVISWSSIDYLKRRKALYYESKRIFAKFLPVVEYEDGKLKVYIVSDELEPKQGKLNITIWNFDGQKLYEKNLTVEIPENSVVEAFSEKVENLNILKGEWLYIPKHVETAVIGDKIDRGLLESIVFVSLFVDRVEYENYFVFEKPINLELKPSQFEYRIEDDHIIIKPKTPAICLIIEADRDVENNFIFARPEKEYKINLNGGQVRKVCDLLDLIER, encoded by the coding sequence GTGCGAATAAATCTTGACGGAAAATGGAAGTTCAGAGAAGTTGGTCAGAATGAGTACTACGAGGCAAGTGTGCCAGGATGTGTCCAGCTTGATTTGATTAACCTTGGAAAGCTTCCCGACCCTTTTTATGCCACAAACGAGGTTTTGTTTTATGACTTAGAAGAAAAAGATTTTGAGTATGTAAAAGAGTTTGATGTTGATAATGTCGATTTTCAGGTCAAAAAGCTTGTGTTCGAAGGAATTGATACGGTATCTGAGATTTATTTAAATGACCATTATTTGGGTAAGACCGACAACATGTTTTTGAAGTATGAATTTGATGTGAGTCTTGCACTTAAAAAAGGGAAAAACATTTTAAAGGTGGTCCTTCTTTCACCAATAAAAGAAGCAGAAAGGCTCAAAAGCATTTACCAGTCAAGCTACAGCTATCCGCAAAGAAGCTGGATAAGAAAGTCGCAGTATTCATACGGCTGGGACTGGGGGCCAAGAATTCTCCAGATAGGAATCTGGAAGAGCGTGTATTTAGAGCTTCACAATGGGCTTGAAATTCAAGATGAGTTTGTAAAAGTGGAAAGTATCTCAGATGAGCTTGCCATTGTAAGAGTGTTTGCAAAGATAAACTGTTTTGAAAAACCATCAGAAGTAGAGATAGAGTTATTTGATGGTAGCTTTTCTGTGAAAGTTTTTCCAGAGGTTTATAAATCAAAAGATGGGTATTTTATTGATGAGAGGATTGAGATAGAAAACCCCAAACTTTGGTGGCCAAACGGGTATGGGGAGCCTTCTTTATATGAGTTTAAAATAACTGCAAAGACTTCAAATGAAGCTCAAGAAAAGAAGGTCACAACAGGCCTCAGGACTGTAAGAGTAATAAAGGAAAAGGATGAATATGGCGAAAGTTTTATCTTTGAGATAAATGGCAAGAAGATTTTTGCAAAAGGAGCAAACTGGATACCTGCAGATTCCATCCTGCCAAGGCTGAAAGAAGATGACTATAAAGAATTAATTAAAATGGCAAAAGATGCGAACATGAACATGCTCAGGGTCTGGGGCGGCGGTATTTATGAGTATGACTGGTTTTACGACGAATGTGACAAAAACGGTATAATGGTGTGGCAGGATTTCATGTTTGCATGCGCAATCTACCCTGATGAGTTTGACTTTTTCGTTGAGAATTTCATAAAGGAGGCAGAGTACCAGATAAAGAGGCTCAGAAACCATCCGTGCATTGTGCTGTGGTGTGGGAATAACGAAAACAACTGGGGCTTTAGAGATTGGTGGCACATCGGCGATCCAGAGTTTTTGGGCAACAGGATATACAAAAAGGTGCTTCCTGAAATTCTGGCAAAACTTGACCCAACAAGACCGTACCACATCTCAAGCCCGTATGGAGGTGAGCATCCAAACAGCGAAAAAGCTGGCGACAAACATACATGGGATATCTGGGCTGGCTGGAAAGACTACATCTATTATAAGCACGACAATGCAAGGTTTGTCTCTGAGTTTGGTTTTCAGGCGGCAGCACACCTTGATACAATGAAAAAGTACATTCCTCTTAAAGACCAAACAATCTTCTCAAAAACTTTGAGAATGCACGAAAAGCAGGAAGAAGGTTTGGAAAGGCTTATAAGGTATATGGCAGGCTCAATTGGTCTACCAAAAGACTTTGACTCTTTTGTGTATTTGTCACAGTTTGTTCAAAAAGAGGCTATTAAGCTTGCGGTTGAGCATTACAGGAAGAATAAGTTCGCAACAGCAGGGGCTCTTTACTGGCAGCTTAATGACTGCTGGCCTGTCATCTCATGGTCGTCAATTGACTATCTGAAAAGAAGAAAAGCACTTTACTATGAGTCAAAAAGGATATTTGCAAAGTTTTTGCCAGTGGTTGAGTATGAGGATGGAAAACTAAAGGTATATATTGTTAGTGATGAGCTAGAGCCAAAACAAGGTAAGCTCAATATTACAATCTGGAACTTTGATGGGCAAAAGTTATACGAGAAAAACCTAACTGTGGAAATTCCTGAAAATAGTGTGGTTGAGGCATTTTCTGAAAAAGTAGAAAACTTGAATATTTTAAAGGGCGAGTGGTTGTATATACCCAAACATGTTGAAACGGCTGTAATTGGGGATAAGATAGACAGAGGACTTTTGGAAAGCATAGTTTTTGTGAGCCTTTTTGTCGATAGAGTAGAGTACGAAAATTACTTTGTATTTGAAAAGCCAATAAACCTTGAACTAAAACCCAGTCAGTTTGAGTACAGAATAGAAGATGACCATATTATAATAAAACCCAAAACTCCTGCAATTTGCCTTATAATTGAAGCTGACAGGGATGTAGAGAACAACTTCATTTTTGCGAGACCTGAAAAAGAGTATAAGATTAATCTAAATGGAGGACAGGTCAGAAAGGTTTGTGATTTGTTAGATTTGATTGAGCGATGA
- a CDS encoding glycoside hydrolase family 15 protein — MRKPHIIEAIIGNTKVLGQLDSNGILQRFYWPAVDYYQQLKLFLAAVFLDGLVFFEDENFKIKSGFVDDFVYFFEYKIADKTIFQLDFVDFETDSLVRLWETGFEDFYVFLEPMINSSSLFNAAKVDKENEIVYAYFKGTYIGLAFENKIKSFTVKNGIDDANDNQLEGWNEATNPQIAVKLKNTGKVVCFLAFGNSKDEIYQKLSYLKQKGYDEVYRQNKAFWEKKFSKVKLICTQDPKDMQLQKRSAYVFYVLQNSKTGGILAASEVDEKFFHCGGYGFVWGRDAAFIVSAMDELGLSREVEKFFGFKFSCQEKEGFWDQRYYTDGSLAPSWGIQIDETASVVWGFLEHCEKQNSLHLIDLHKEQLKKALLFLIAAVDSEKGVIFRSFDLWEEREGIHLYSNASIYAALKKAKKYFPELESEIEKKLKAIKNQMATRFYSPKLSRYVRSTDVRIPHEEFLKLPEENRYMQKDERYEITYYFKKQDEVVDISMLGIYYPFEMVDSSDKAFKATILAIERECQNSIVGGYKRYSDDRYIGGNPWILTTLWLAIYYKKTGQIDRAEKLFEWAKAHSLPNGLFPEQVDRITGKPAWVVPLAWSHAMYVLYLYE; from the coding sequence ATGAGAAAGCCACATATTATAGAAGCTATAATTGGGAACACAAAGGTTTTAGGGCAGCTTGATTCAAATGGCATATTGCAAAGGTTTTATTGGCCTGCAGTAGATTATTATCAGCAGCTAAAACTCTTTTTGGCAGCTGTTTTTTTGGATGGGCTTGTATTTTTCGAGGATGAAAATTTCAAGATAAAAAGTGGATTTGTGGATGACTTTGTGTACTTTTTTGAATATAAAATTGCAGACAAGACAATTTTTCAGCTTGACTTTGTTGACTTTGAAACAGATAGCTTGGTTCGTTTATGGGAAACTGGCTTCGAAGACTTCTATGTCTTTTTAGAACCCATGATAAATTCTTCAAGTCTTTTTAATGCTGCAAAGGTTGATAAGGAAAATGAAATAGTCTATGCATATTTTAAAGGGACATATATAGGTCTTGCTTTTGAGAATAAGATAAAAAGCTTTACAGTTAAAAACGGAATTGATGATGCAAACGATAATCAACTGGAAGGCTGGAATGAAGCTACAAATCCTCAGATTGCCGTAAAACTTAAAAATACAGGAAAGGTTGTATGTTTTCTTGCTTTTGGGAACTCAAAAGATGAAATCTATCAAAAGCTTTCTTATTTAAAGCAAAAAGGGTATGACGAAGTTTACAGGCAAAACAAAGCCTTTTGGGAAAAAAAATTCTCAAAAGTAAAGCTCATTTGCACACAAGACCCAAAAGATATGCAGCTTCAGAAAAGAAGTGCATATGTATTTTATGTACTGCAGAACTCCAAAACAGGTGGAATTTTAGCTGCATCAGAGGTTGACGAGAAGTTTTTCCACTGTGGCGGGTATGGTTTTGTCTGGGGAAGAGACGCTGCGTTTATAGTATCTGCAATGGATGAGCTTGGGCTCTCAAGGGAGGTTGAAAAATTTTTTGGATTCAAATTTTCTTGTCAGGAAAAGGAAGGATTCTGGGACCAGAGATATTACACAGATGGCAGCTTAGCTCCAAGTTGGGGAATTCAGATTGATGAGACAGCTTCTGTTGTGTGGGGATTTTTAGAACATTGCGAGAAGCAAAATTCTCTTCATTTGATTGATTTGCATAAAGAACAGCTCAAAAAAGCACTGCTGTTTTTGATAGCTGCTGTGGATAGCGAAAAGGGAGTTATCTTTAGAAGCTTTGACCTGTGGGAAGAAAGAGAAGGAATTCATCTTTACTCAAATGCAAGCATATATGCAGCGCTAAAGAAAGCCAAAAAATATTTTCCTGAGCTTGAAAGTGAAATTGAAAAGAAGCTAAAGGCAATAAAAAATCAGATGGCAACAAGATTTTACAGTCCTAAACTTTCCCGGTATGTAAGGTCAACAGATGTTAGAATTCCACATGAGGAATTTTTAAAGCTTCCTGAAGAGAACAGGTACATGCAAAAAGATGAGAGATATGAGATAACCTATTATTTCAAAAAGCAAGATGAAGTTGTTGACATTTCAATGCTTGGCATTTATTATCCTTTTGAAATGGTAGATAGCAGCGATAAGGCTTTCAAAGCAACCATTTTGGCTATTGAAAGGGAGTGTCAAAATTCAATTGTCGGGGGCTACAAGAGATACTCTGATGACAGATACATTGGTGGAAATCCATGGATACTGACAACACTCTGGCTTGCAATTTACTACAAAAAAACAGGGCAGATTGACAGGGCAGAAAAACTTTTTGAGTGGGCAAAAGCGCACAGTTTGCCAAACGGACTTTTTCCAGAGCAGGTTGACAGAATAACAGGAAAGCCTGCATGGGTTGTTCCTTTAGCATGGTCTCATGCAATGTATGTGCTGTATCTTTATGAATAA
- a CDS encoding glycosyltransferase family 4 protein, whose amino-acid sequence MRILQLTWEYPPRIVGGISRVVRSISQKLSETDIVCVVTISEDYERIEDHGSLKIFRVPVYPLNSLNFIDWVMMMNMALAEKAIYIAQKEGRFDIIHAHDWLVAFAARIVKYALRIPLVATIHATEHGRNGGIYTDMQRFIHNVEWWLTFEAWKVIVNSEFMKHECERIFSLTPDKCITIPNGIDYGEFANVEFDLEFRRKYAMDSEKIVFFIGRHVYEKGVHILIEAFRKVLDNFYDAKLIIAGNGPMTGELYSKAHFLGLSHKVMFTGFISDEERKKLFKVSDIAVFPSLYEPFGIVALEAMASGCLPVVSDTGGFSEIVKHLHNGLTFFCGNSNSLADMILLALKDSTLRQKLSKQAQSDAKEIYSWDEIVKRLKNVYQMIVTEAKKMEWFSVR is encoded by the coding sequence TTGCGGATACTGCAGCTTACTTGGGAATATCCACCAAGGATTGTTGGCGGCATCTCAAGGGTGGTCAGAAGCATTTCACAGAAGCTATCTGAAACAGACATAGTTTGTGTTGTTACCATTTCAGAAGATTACGAAAGAATAGAAGATCATGGGAGTCTTAAAATATTTAGAGTTCCAGTGTATCCACTAAATTCCCTTAACTTTATCGACTGGGTTATGATGATGAACATGGCACTTGCTGAAAAAGCTATATATATTGCACAAAAGGAAGGAAGATTTGATATAATCCACGCGCATGACTGGCTTGTGGCATTTGCTGCGCGCATCGTTAAGTACGCTCTTCGGATTCCCTTGGTTGCTACAATCCATGCAACAGAACACGGACGAAACGGTGGTATATACACAGATATGCAGAGATTCATCCACAATGTTGAGTGGTGGCTGACATTTGAGGCATGGAAAGTAATTGTGAACTCTGAGTTTATGAAACACGAATGTGAAAGAATTTTCAGTTTAACACCAGACAAATGCATTACTATTCCAAATGGTATAGATTATGGTGAGTTTGCAAATGTAGAGTTTGATTTAGAATTTAGAAGAAAGTATGCAATGGACAGTGAAAAGATAGTCTTTTTCATTGGAAGACATGTTTATGAAAAAGGAGTTCACATCTTGATAGAAGCTTTCAGAAAGGTGCTTGATAATTTTTATGATGCAAAGCTAATAATTGCGGGCAATGGTCCAATGACAGGTGAACTTTACTCAAAAGCTCACTTTTTAGGGCTTTCACATAAAGTGATGTTTACAGGTTTTATTTCTGATGAAGAAAGGAAAAAACTATTTAAAGTTTCTGATATTGCTGTGTTCCCAAGTCTTTATGAACCTTTTGGAATAGTTGCTTTAGAAGCAATGGCATCAGGATGTTTGCCAGTTGTATCTGACACAGGAGGTTTTTCTGAGATTGTAAAACACCTTCACAACGGACTTACTTTTTTCTGCGGGAATTCAAATTCACTTGCTGATATGATTTTGCTTGCTTTGAAAGATAGTACACTTCGACAAAAATTGTCAAAACAAGCCCAGTCTGATGCAAAAGAAATTTATTCATGGGATGAGATAGTGAAAAGACTGAAAAATGTGTACCAGATGATTGTCACAGAAGCCAAAAAGATGGAATGGTTTTCAGTACGTTAG